From one Humulus lupulus chromosome 8, drHumLupu1.1, whole genome shotgun sequence genomic stretch:
- the LOC133794543 gene encoding probable disease resistance RPP8-like protein 2, producing MEWMVLSEVAGANLFGGSPLEENAISAGSPNFGLVLLTYFLEHQKDNRATTKANAFVDFNQIDAHCCLILSLTLFWHNVKNISLYQVLLCVLLIAAGIFIFVNFIAFQLLDNDIKWIRKESRLLRAIVDDEAAITSLSDQITAKGHQLWDPELDSGSSTAEAVGLTEYAWIKDASGIVVDADKLTEAFECRRKKELKLKRISLSFSSMIKYLSDIDELFLKTMQIKDRINSSFTRKKALELHICESQEKSWSVIRTLLNRPIEEHENKLVNSILQVGAGGLISSVLEKVEAAISMIDRKSLDSIKGQTVEMQLMLLCPFLQHIKGLRLESQIERVWLMDLDEIVSKAKAAIDTFSKVSFSCRGKWLRAVYILSVWRAKRKFKADLKCIDVSFSDLFERKEKYGFQFIIRDPSKSKHHYFHETDFEVKFPSLIRNFRSYLKKQSLLLGWVSDKLMLICDQMEKMLNLLDNANSTAAIQNIRQAWSKQMENIVMAAFKSTTTFVEKAKSTNTLLNTRARLQLSREIDQIKHHMCILERSITAYSGELRDESSLVVGLEEDVEAVVSQLTTSISEHQNCDNTVDIFSIVGMEGIGKTTLAKKIYSHRAIMAHFPIRVWLSVPQDYDDQFSFLNDVIVQVMDQRGLILQEKLEHYKQKIDNFPVNDMSFLVLDNISTKEVFYKLMERMPLGKTEGSRILITSQNENVASVVDPNQRSHPTLKLRLRTTDESLGLLKQMVYITSNEETIAQDIVRRCLGLPLSIVRVGYMMLKQNATASEALATLPLLKSSFIETVPKKFTSDIQKLLEHFEIFPKDFDIPVRRLVTLWVSEGLVEQSGDDNETLEQIAEKQLYKLIDQGIVQMIQKKTSGKVKTCRFPCTNEPRYLQFSHDSPQKIKHLQRLAHHFNKNGLSLCLIHSDNDSKHDDLGDLNRLHSFLPFDPRQDDEPRDDIGCFLRTGNELQDGSTKCSFELDYKNLHTFLTFDPREGEEPGETIGSFLCKGIQRGHFQQLKVLDLEGVFKPELPNSIGKLRRLKYLGLRWTYLQKIPSCIGDLVQLETLDVKHTYVRSLPSSVWKLQRLRNLYLPHSNRCKFMHHPRGNSLKKLQTLWGVFVDKDSPLKDCLDKSNDLRKLAMVFQLDVSEQEKLSSQRMSKLKRLQTLRLRSIDETGKPNKLFLNLSNLTNLSSIELFGRLENPVLINELPDKLTELTLSASALSDDPMPKLEKLPNLKQLYFYSGSYKGARMVCSNDGFPQLIDLKIWKIKDLEELIIEDKALQKLRDLEIRGCERLTVPDGLKNLKKLAELKLTDMPEEFARKIVRDQKLIWGDITQSPLINILDKDS from the coding sequence ATGGAATGGATGGTCCTGTCGGAAGTAGCTGGTGCCAACCTATTTGGGGGGTCGCCTCTGGAGGAGAACGCCATCTCCGCCGGTTCGCCAAACTTTGGTTTGGTTCTGCTGACATATTTTCTGGAACACCAAAAGGATAATAGAGCAACGACGAAAGCCAATGCATTTGTCGATTTTAACCAAATTGATGCCCACTGCTGTTTGATACTTTCTTTGACTTTGTTTTGGCATAACGTAAAGAATATATCGTTGTACCAAGTCCTGTTGTGTGTTTTGCTAATCGCAGCAGGCATTTTCATTTTTGTAAACTTCATAGCATTTCAACTCTTGGACAATGACATCAAGTGGATCAGAAAAGAGTCGAGGCTATTGCGTGCCATTGTGGATGATGAAGCAGCAATTACGTCTTTGAGTGACCAAATAACGGCTAAAGGGCATCAACTATGGGATCCTGAACTAGACTCTGGTTCTAGTACAGCAGAAGCTGTTGGGCTAACTGAATACGCTTGGATAAAAGATGCGAGTGGCATTGTTGTCGACGCAGATAAGTTGACTGAAGCCTTTGAGTGTCGAAGAAAAAAGGAATTAAAGTTAAAAAGAATATCTCTGTCTTTCTCATCAATGATCAAGTACTTATCAGATATAGACGAGCTTTTCCTGAAGACCATGCAGATCAAGGATCGTATAAATAGCAGTTTTACGAGGAAGAAAGCACTTGAATTGCACATCTGCGAGTCACAGGAGAAATCGTGGTCTGTAATAAGAACGCTTCTGAACAGGCCTATTGAAGAACATGAGAACAAGTTGGTCAACTCTATACTACAAGTTGGGGCAGGAGGGCTGATATCTTCTGTTTTAGAGAAAGTAGAGGCTGCTATCAGTATGATCGATCGAAAAAGTTTGGACAGCATTAAAGGCCAAACAGTTGAGATGCAACTGATGCTACTCTGTCCTTTCTTGCAGCACATCAAAGGTCTTCGCCTCGAGAGCCAAATTGAAAGGGTATGGTTGATGGATTTAGATGAGATCGTGAGCAAAGCTAAGGCTGCTATCGACACCTTTTCAAAAGTATCGTTTTCGTGTCGAGGCAAGTGGCTTAGAGCTGTATATATTCTCAGCGTTTGGAGAGCAAAGAGAAAGTTTAAGGCAGACTTGAAGTGCATTGATGTCAGCTTCTCTGACCTTTTCGAAAGGAAAGAAAAGTATGGTTTCCAGTTCATCATAAGAGATCCATCAAAATCCAAACACCATTATTTTCACGAAACAGACTTTGAAGTTAAATTTCCATCCCTCATACGCAATTTTCGCTCTTACCTCAAGAAGCAGAGCCTGCTACTAGGCTGGGTATCCGACAAGCTTATGTTGATCTGTGATCAGATGGAGAAAATGCTTAATCTCTTAGATAATGCAAATTCAACTGCTGCAATACAAAATATCAGACAAGCATGGTCGAAGCAAATGGAAAATATAGTAATGGCAGCTTTCAAATCTACAACAACATTTGTCGAGAAAGCAAAGAGCACCAATACATTGTTGAATACACGAGCCAGGCTCCAACTTTCCCGAGAAATTGACCAAATCAAACATCATATGTGTATTCTCGAAAGGAGCATAACAGCATACAGCGGTGAGTTAAGAGACGAGTCAAGCTTAGTAGTTGGTCTGGAAGAAGATGTAGAAGCAGTAGTTTCACAATTGACCACCAGCATTAGCGAGCATCAAAATTGCGACAATACTGTTGACATTTTTTCAATAGTAGGGATGGAGGGCATAGGTAAGACAACCTTGGCAAAAAAAATTTATAGTCATAGAGCTATTATGGCCCATTTCCCTATCCGTGTATGGCTTTCTGTACCTCAAGACTACGACGACCAATTCTCATTTCTAAATGATGTAATAGTACAGGTTATGGACCAGCGCGGTCTTATTTTGCAGGAGAAACTTGAACACTACAAGCAGAAGATAGACAACTTTCCAGTGAACGACATGTCCTTTCTCGTTCTGGACAATATCTCAACAAAGGAAGTTTTTTATAAACTGATGGAAAGAATGCCCCTTGGAAAAACAGAAGGGAGCAGAATTCTAATCACGTCACAAAATGAGAATGTGGCTTCAGTAGTTGACCCTAATCAGAGGAGTCACCCCACTCTAAAACTTCGCCTACGAACCACTGATGAAAGTTTAGGCTTGCTCAAACAGATGGTGTACATTACTTCAAACGAAGAAACAATCGCACAAGATATTGTTAGGAGATGTTTGGGCTTACCGCTTTCCATCGTGCGTGTTGGATATATGATGTTGAAGCAGAACGCCACGGCTTCTGAGGCTCTTGCCACATTACCATTGTTGAAGAGTAGTTTCATAGAAACTGTACCGAAAAAGTTTACGTCAGATATACAAAAACTACTTGAGCACTTCGAAATTTTTCCCAAGGACTTTGATATCCCCGTCAGGAGATTAGTTACGTTGTGGGTCTCAGAAGGGTTAGTAGAACAAAGTGGAGATGATAACGAAACTCTTGAACAAATTGCAGAAAAGCAGCTTTATAAGTTGATTGATCAAGGAATTGTGCAGATGATTCAGAAAAAGACCAGTGGGAAAGTCAAGACATGTCGTTTTCCATGTACAAACGAACCACGATATCTCCAGTTTTCTCATGATTCACCACAAAAAATCAAGCACCTTCAAAGGCTTGCTCATCATTTTAACAAAAATGGTCTTAGCCTTTGTCTCATCCACAGTGATAATGACTCAAAACATGATGATCTGGGAGATTTGAACAGACTTCACTCATTTCTCCCTTTTGATCCTCGACAAGACGATGAACCCAGAGATGACATAGGTTGCTTTCTTCGCACAGGCAATGAACTTCAGGATGGCTCAACAAAATGTAGTTTTGAACTAGACTACAAAAACCTTCACACCTTTCTGACTTTTGACCCTCGAGAAGGAGAAGAACCAGGAGAAACAATAGGAAGCTTTCTTTGCAAGGGAATTCAACGTGGTCATTTTCAACAATTGAAGGTTCTTGATCTTGAAGGCGTTTTCAAACCAGAATTGCCCAACTCCATAGGAAAGCTAAGAAGGTTGAAGTATCTAGGCTTAAGGTGGACGTACTTGCAGAAAATTCCATCGTGCATAGGCGACTTAGTGCAGCTTGAAACCTTGGATGTGAAGCATACTTATGTCCGCTCTCTCCCCAGTTCGGTCTGGAAACTGCAGAGACTTCGAAATCTGTACTTGCCTCACAGCAACCGATGTAAATTTATGCATCATCCAAGAGGCAATTCCTTGAAGAAGCTTCAAACTTTGTGGGGTGTGTTTGTTGATAAAGATAGTCCTCTCAAGGATTGCCTCGACAAGTCAAATGATCTTAGGAAATTAGCAATGGTGTTCCAATTGGATGTGTCAGAGCAAGAGAAATTGTCATCACAACGGATGTCTAAACTGAAGCGCCTTCAAACTTTGAGACTAAGATCGATTGATGAAACGGGTAAACCCAATAAGCTATTCTTGAACCTTTCAAACCTTACCAATCTCTCCAGCATAGAGTTATTTGGGAGGCTAGAGAATCCTGTCCTTATAAATGAACTCCCTGACAAACTTACTGAGCTTACCTTATCAGCCTCAGCTCTTTCAGATGATCCAATGCCTAAGCTCGAAAAACTTCCCAACCTTAAACAACTATACTTCTATTCTGGCTCTTACAAGGGAGCACGCATGGTTTGCTCCAATGATGGATTTCCTCAGCTAATAGACTTAAAAATATGGAAGATAAAAGATTTGGAAGAGTTGATAATTGAAGATAAAGCACTGCAAAAACTTCGGGATTTGGAGATAAGGGGCTGTGAGAGATTGA
- the LOC133794545 gene encoding uncharacterized protein LOC133794545: MLVRSIAGLILAKKRNTMQIFPEKARELWNKCELRALVLTSLGLQIILILIGNWRKHSSSNKIRIALWLAYLSADSVATVSLGILSNNQEDNSANSSSGSSHDSTDPNYVIMAFWAPFLLLHLGGPDTITAYALEDNELWLRHLLGLFVQVGVAFYVFLRAWNSKMLNFLAIPVFVAGIIKFGERTWALRSASNEHFRESMLPQPDPGPNYARYMEELCLRKEEGFHVKSTVIEASEARGAHREIRKSIDSSSEMVRKAHSFFTTFRRLCADLILSYHEITKSRSFFKHISSDKAFEVIEIELGFMYDTFYTKAALIHSWTGAVLRCISFSSTVSVLFAFKFTNKEAYTRTDVIISYILLVGAIILEFYAVIVLLTSDWTILWLSKHKKIIVAVDRYIFNSRPRWSNKLRQYNLIGISLKSEPPKIMVLAKLLCIDKLLEKYRHMYVTDVPKHLKELIFKQLKEKSSGDNDDFRGCKELCRSRGDHVLKRENLYDKFGSTIDLEFDQSILLWHIATDLCYYSSNPRSETCTDPNRDVSKLLSDYMLYLVVVCPFMLPNGIGQIRFQDTCAEVSEFFNQRKHKKDPKEACRMLMEVNTEVHPSEVKGDRSKSVLFEACILAKTLESLLETEERWKLISCLWVEILSYAANQCRWSQHAQQLRRGGELLTHVWLLMAHLGITEQFQISKGHTRAKLILH, from the exons ATGTTGGTCAGAA GCATCGCCGGTTTAATATTGGCCAAGAAGAGGAACACGATGCAAATTTTCCCAGAAAAGGCCAGAGAATTATGGAACAAATGCGAGCTCCGGGCACTGGTTCTAACTAGCCTTGGCCTACAGATCATCCTCATTTTGATCGGAAACTGGAGAAAACATTCGAGCAGTAACAAAATCAGAATTGCTCTATGGCTTGCCTACTTATCGGCCGACTCAGTGGCCACAGTTTCCCTTGGCATACTCTCAAACAACCAAGAAGATAATTCAGCCAACTCAAGCTCAGGCTCATCCCACGATTCTACAGACCCCAACTACGTAATAATGGCGTTTTGGGCTCCATTTCTCCTCCTCCACCTCGGTGGCCCAGACACCATCACTGCTTACGCGTTAGAAGACAACGAGTTGTGGCTCAGGCACTTGCTTGGTCTCTTTGTTCAAGTGGGAGTAGCTTTTTATGTCTTCCTCAGGGCCTGGAACTCAAAGATGTTAAATTTCTTAGCTATTCCCGTGTTCGTAGCTGGTATCATCAAATTTGGAGAGAGAACTTGGGCACTGAGATCTGCCAGCAACGAGCATTTCAGAGAGTCCATGCTTCCCCAACCTGACCCTGGTCCCAATTACGCTAGATACATGGAGGAGCTCTGTTTAAGAAAAGAAGAGGGTTTTCATGTAAAGTCTACAGTCATCGAGGCTAGCGAAGCCAGGGGTGCTCATCGTGAGATCAGAAAAAGTATTGATTCAAGTTCAGAGATGGTTCGCAAAGCTCACAGTTTCTTCACAACTTTCAGACGGCTTTGTGCTGATCTTATCCTCAGTTATCATGAGATCACCAAAAGCCGATCCTTCTTCAAACACATATCTTCTGATAAGGCTTTTGAAGTGATTGAAATCGAGCTCGGATTCATGTACGATACATTTTACACGAAAGCGGCCTTGATCCACTCCTGGACTGGTGCAGTTCTTCGTTGCATCAGTTTTTCTTCCACAGTTTCAGTACTTTTTGCATTTAAGTTCACCAATAAAGAAGCATACACGAGAACTGATGTAATTATCTCTTACATATTGTTGGTCGGAGCAATAATCCTGGAATTTTATGCAGTTATTGTATTGCTTACTTCAGACTGGACAATACTATGGCTAAGTAAGCACAAGAAAATTATTGTGGCTGTTGATAGATACATATTCAATTCCAGGCCTAGGTGGTCTAATAAGTTAAGACAGTACAACTTAATTGGTATAAGCCTCAAAAGCGAGCCACCAAAGATTATGGTTCTTGCTAAGCTCTTATGCATTGATAAATTGCTTGAGAAATACAGACACATGTACGTGACAGATGTGCCCAAGCATTTAAAGGAATTAATATTTAAGCAGCTGAAAGAGAAATCGAGTGGTGACAATGATGATTTCAGGGGCTGCAAGGAATTATGTCGTAGCAGGGGTGACCATGTCCTCAAACGAGAGAATTTATATGATAAATTTGGTTCGACCATTGATTTAGAATTCGACCAAAGCATTCTTTTATGGCACATTGCAACTGATCTGTGTTACTATTCGAGTAATCCAAGAAGCGAAACCTGTACTGATCCAAACCGAGATGTGAGCAAGTTGTTGTCGGACTACATGTTGTATCTCGTAGTCGTTTGCCCTTTCATGCTGCCAAATGGGATTGGACAGATCAGGTTTCAAGACACGTGTGCTGAGGTTTCGGAGTTTTTCAACCAAAGAAAACATAAGAAAGATCCCAAGGAAGCTTGTCGGATGTTGATGGAGGTGAACACGGAAGTTCATCCATCTGAAGTGAAAGGAGATAGAAGCAAATCAGTGCTGTTTGAGGCATGCATTCTTGCTAAAACTTTGGAGTCGTTGCTTGAAACAGAGGAACGCTGGAAACTGATCAGTTGTTTGTGGGTCGAAATACTATCGTACGCGGCTAACCAGTGTAGGTGGAGTCAACATGCTCAGCAGCTCAGGCGAGGTGGAGAGCTCCTCACTCATGTTTGGCTTCTCATGGCCCATCTTGGCATAACAGAGCAGTTTCAAATTTCCAAGGGTCATACAAGGGCCAAGTTGATTCTGCACTAG